One Pseudomonas brassicacearum genomic region harbors:
- the pgaB gene encoding poly-beta-1,6-N-acetyl-D-glucosamine N-deacetylase PgaB: MPVISRFILLLGVLLISACAQQAPAFTPPSQRPVAANDAPWPKNHVLGIAYHDVEDRDPDQALVAVRTERLIEQLAWLRENNYQPVTVDQIIAARNGGPELPPRAVLLSFDDGYSSFYTRVMPILRAYNWPAILAPVGSWVDTPLNQTVDFAGVPRKRSEFLTWEQIREVSKSGLVEIAAHTDANHKGILANPQGNQQPAATTRRYDAATGRYEAEADFQARQRKDVVAISEKIRKVTGYSPRVWVWPYGEADGTALQVIGKEGYQMALTLEDGLDSLDNLMSGPRFLVASDPDGAHFAESIVSVQTMDPMRVVHVDLDYVYDPDPVQQEENVGKLIQRIVDLGANTVFLQAFADPKGDGLVHSLYFPNRHLPVRADLFDRVAWQLQTRANAKVFAWMPVLSFALDAKLPRVQRWDPKTGKTSVDPDQYVRLSPFDPNVRQVIGEIYEDLARMSSLEGVLYHDDAVFSDFEDAGPAALKVYAANGLPTSIATLRDDPAAMQRWTRFKSRYLIDFTHELTAKVRAIRGPQVKTARNIFAEPMLNPESEAWFAQNLDDFLGAYDWTAPMAMPLMENQTLQQSGPWLERLVETVKARPGALKRTVFELQARDWRSEPDSDIDGKQLAEWMGRLKRSGVTSFGYYPDNFIEDQPAVKTVRPALSNKWNP; this comes from the coding sequence ATGCCTGTCATTTCGCGATTCATCCTTCTGCTGGGGGTCTTGCTGATCAGCGCTTGTGCCCAGCAAGCCCCGGCGTTCACGCCGCCCTCGCAACGCCCGGTGGCGGCCAATGATGCCCCGTGGCCGAAGAACCATGTGCTCGGCATTGCCTACCATGACGTCGAGGACCGTGACCCGGACCAGGCGCTGGTGGCGGTGCGCACCGAGCGGTTGATCGAACAGCTGGCATGGTTGCGGGAAAATAACTACCAGCCGGTCACCGTGGACCAGATCATCGCCGCCCGCAACGGCGGTCCAGAACTGCCGCCGCGTGCGGTGCTGCTGAGTTTTGACGATGGTTACTCCAGCTTCTACACCCGGGTCATGCCGATTCTGCGCGCCTATAACTGGCCGGCGATATTGGCTCCGGTGGGCAGTTGGGTCGATACGCCGCTGAACCAAACGGTGGATTTCGCCGGGGTGCCGCGCAAGCGTTCCGAATTCTTAACCTGGGAGCAGATTCGCGAGGTTTCCAAATCAGGCCTGGTGGAAATCGCCGCCCACACCGACGCCAATCACAAAGGCATCCTCGCCAACCCGCAAGGCAACCAGCAACCGGCGGCGACCACCCGGCGCTACGATGCCGCCACCGGCCGCTATGAAGCCGAGGCCGATTTCCAGGCGCGTCAGCGCAAGGACGTTGTGGCCATTTCCGAGAAAATCCGCAAGGTCACCGGTTACAGCCCACGCGTCTGGGTGTGGCCTTACGGGGAAGCCGACGGCACCGCGTTGCAGGTGATCGGCAAGGAAGGCTATCAAATGGCGCTGACCCTGGAGGACGGCCTCGACAGCCTCGATAACTTGATGAGCGGCCCGCGTTTTCTGGTGGCGTCCGATCCGGACGGCGCGCACTTTGCCGAAAGCATCGTGTCGGTACAGACAATGGACCCGATGCGGGTGGTCCATGTCGACCTGGATTACGTCTACGACCCGGACCCGGTGCAGCAAGAGGAAAATGTCGGCAAGTTGATCCAGCGTATCGTCGACCTGGGCGCCAACACCGTGTTCCTGCAAGCGTTCGCCGATCCGAAAGGCGACGGCCTGGTGCATTCGCTGTACTTCCCCAACCGTCACCTACCGGTACGGGCCGATTTGTTCGACCGGGTCGCCTGGCAATTGCAGACCCGCGCCAACGCAAAGGTGTTCGCCTGGATGCCGGTGCTCAGCTTTGCCTTGGATGCGAAGCTGCCGCGCGTGCAGCGCTGGGACCCGAAAACCGGCAAGACCAGTGTCGACCCGGATCAATATGTGCGCTTGTCGCCGTTCGATCCGAACGTCCGGCAGGTCATCGGCGAGATCTATGAAGACCTGGCGCGGATGAGTTCGCTGGAAGGGGTCCTCTACCATGACGACGCGGTGTTTTCCGACTTCGAAGACGCCGGCCCCGCCGCACTGAAAGTCTATGCCGCCAACGGCTTGCCGACATCCATCGCCACCCTGCGGGACGACCCGGCGGCGATGCAGCGCTGGACCCGCTTCAAGAGCCGTTACCTGATCGACTTCACCCATGAGCTCACCGCCAAGGTCCGGGCGATTCGCGGTCCGCAGGTCAAAACGGCGCGCAATATCTTTGCCGAGCCGATGCTCAATCCTGAAAGCGAAGCCTGGTTCGCCCAGAACCTCGACGACTTCCTCGGCGCCTACGACTGGACGGCACCGATGGCCATGCCGCTGATGGAAAACCAGACCCTCCAACAGTCCGGTCCCTGGCTTGAGCGTCTGGTGGAGACCGTCAAGGCCCGCCCCGGCGCCCTCAAGCGCACGGTATTCGAATTGCAGGCCCGTGACTGGCGCAGCGAACCGGACAGCGACATCGACGGCAAACAATTGGCCGAATGGATGGGACGCCTCAAGCGTTCGGGCGTGACCAGCTTCGGCTACTACCCGGACAACTTCATCGAAGACCAGCCCGCCGTTAAAACCGTGCGGCCGGCGCTCTCCAACAAGTGGAATCCTTGA
- the pgaC gene encoding poly-beta-1,6-N-acetyl-D-glucosamine synthase: MFDRLLALLVLAIVLGVPLGLIFLVTGQFLMDFVFFYPLFMSGLWIAGGLYFWLHWERHWPWKDDTLPPPLAGEPLISILIPCFNEGDNVADTIHAALGQHYPNIEVIAINDGSKDNTAQMLDQLAAEDPRLRVLHLAENQGKAVALRMGAIAARSEYLVCIDGDALLAPNTCAYLVAPMLDNARLGAVTGNPRIRTRSTLIGRVQVGEFSSIIGLIKRTQRVFGRIFTVSGVIVAFRRTALHRVGYWSPDMITEDIDISWKLQLDHWSIFYEPRALCWILMPETLRGLWRQRLRWAQGGAEVLFKNIRGIWQYRHRYLWPLLFEYCLSTGWAFTFLLSVIFWGAGKFVEMPAAIAVDHLMPPAFTGLLLAVVCLMQFGVSILIDRRYEKGLWHIMFWVVWYPLVFWLISLFTTLVSFPKVLFGQHQKRARWVSPDRGIKPFDDQEEEVIR; this comes from the coding sequence ATGTTCGACAGACTGCTCGCCTTGCTGGTGCTGGCGATTGTCCTTGGGGTGCCCCTGGGCCTGATCTTCCTGGTCACCGGGCAATTCCTGATGGACTTCGTGTTCTTTTACCCGCTGTTCATGTCCGGGTTGTGGATTGCCGGCGGCCTGTATTTCTGGCTGCACTGGGAACGCCACTGGCCGTGGAAGGACGATACCCTGCCGCCGCCCCTGGCCGGCGAGCCGCTGATCAGCATCCTGATTCCGTGCTTCAACGAGGGCGACAACGTCGCCGACACCATTCACGCGGCGCTGGGCCAGCATTACCCGAACATCGAAGTCATCGCCATCAACGACGGCTCGAAGGACAACACCGCCCAGATGCTCGACCAACTGGCGGCTGAAGACCCGCGCCTGCGCGTGCTGCACCTGGCGGAAAACCAGGGCAAGGCCGTGGCCCTGCGCATGGGCGCCATCGCGGCGCGCAGCGAATACCTGGTGTGCATCGACGGTGACGCGCTGCTGGCGCCCAACACCTGCGCTTATCTGGTGGCGCCGATGCTGGACAACGCCCGCCTCGGCGCGGTGACCGGCAACCCACGCATCCGCACCCGCTCCACGTTGATCGGCCGGGTGCAGGTCGGTGAGTTCTCTTCAATCATTGGACTGATCAAGCGTACCCAGCGGGTTTTCGGGCGGATCTTTACCGTCTCCGGCGTGATCGTCGCGTTCCGTCGCACGGCCCTGCACCGGGTCGGCTACTGGAGCCCGGACATGATCACCGAGGACATCGACATCAGCTGGAAGCTGCAACTGGATCACTGGAGCATCTTCTACGAACCCCGTGCCTTGTGCTGGATCCTCATGCCCGAAACCCTGCGCGGCCTGTGGCGGCAACGGCTGCGTTGGGCCCAGGGCGGTGCCGAAGTCCTGTTCAAGAACATCCGGGGCATCTGGCAGTACCGCCACCGCTATCTGTGGCCGCTGTTGTTCGAATATTGCCTGTCCACCGGTTGGGCATTCACCTTCCTGCTGTCGGTGATTTTCTGGGGCGCCGGTAAGTTCGTCGAAATGCCAGCGGCCATCGCGGTGGATCACCTGATGCCGCCGGCCTTCACCGGGTTGCTGCTGGCGGTGGTGTGCCTGATGCAGTTCGGGGTGAGCATCCTGATCGATCGCCGCTACGAGAAAGGCCTGTGGCACATCATGTTCTGGGTGGTCTGGTACCCGTTGGTGTTCTGGTTGATCAGCCTGTTCACCACGCTGGTGAGTTTTCCCAAAGTGTTGTTCGGACAGCATCAGAAGCGTGCGCGCTGGGTCAGCCCGGATCGCGGTATCAAACCGTTCGATGATCAGGAAGAGGAAGTGATCCGATGA
- the pgaD gene encoding poly-beta-1,6-N-acetyl-D-glucosamine biosynthesis protein PgaD, with protein MKIIRTRQRPLLVVIDVLFTVLAWVGLVYLLINGLWPLFDSHAGPRLGGSWLDTLGTLQIYGWIALVNAVILILWARYQQRKSRSFAQRRLPAPVVDDQGLSDSFKLTDERLETLRQPGSKIIHNNQDGDISHVVPHFHLLSPSLQPPPLAPLERPRVIHLPADQSVH; from the coding sequence ATGAAAATTATCAGGACCCGGCAGCGACCGTTGCTGGTGGTCATTGACGTTCTCTTCACGGTGCTGGCGTGGGTCGGGCTGGTGTATCTGCTGATCAATGGGCTCTGGCCATTGTTCGACAGCCATGCAGGTCCACGACTCGGCGGCTCGTGGTTGGACACCCTCGGGACGTTGCAGATCTACGGCTGGATCGCCTTGGTCAACGCGGTGATCCTGATCCTGTGGGCGCGTTATCAACAGCGCAAAAGCCGCAGCTTCGCCCAACGACGGCTGCCAGCGCCGGTGGTGGACGATCAAGGCTTGAGCGACAGCTTCAAATTGACCGACGAGCGCTTGGAAACACTGCGCCAGCCTGGCTCGAAGATCATCCACAACAACCAGGACGGCGACATCAGCCACGTCGTGCCGCATTTCCACTTGCTCAGCCCCTCCCTGCAGCCCCCGCCCCTGGCCCCCCTGGAACGTCCGCGGGTTATCCACCTGCCGGCCGATCAGTCTGTGCATTGA
- a CDS encoding FAD-dependent oxidoreductase produces the protein MPLHQVARFADVREDRGLEVNLNDTPILLLRSGGQVRAFQGKCPHAGAPLAKGAVCHGRLICPWHKAAFRAEDGALCEPPALDSLERYHVEVRDGNVWVDDQPLPTHKIPPADDPRTFVIIGAGAAGTACAAALREKGFGGRILLIDREAEAGYDRTVLSKYVLAGDMPVNETAPLRDETYFTQQRIERLHGEVTHLDPSARQIQLADGRRLDYDAALIATGGEPKTPALPGIDLPQVFVLRSIAHARQILDTVRPGQRAVIIGDSFIALEVASSLRKRELNVTVLARHPVPFAAQLGDSVGKAILARHQANGVVYHTDGEAARIEGAHEVEAVVLDNGQRLAADLVIVGIGVRPATEPFADLPREQDQSLSVDAGMRVADGLWAVGDIATFPLNGKPVRIEHWRLAQQQARIAAANMLGGDEHYLDVPFFWTYHFGKRYDYLGHAEQWDEIEFKGTPEHPPFIALLGKDGLVAAAVACDEGRAMAALAQRMKQPLPVDEAWRLVRDFSS, from the coding sequence ATGCCCCTGCATCAAGTCGCCCGCTTCGCCGATGTGCGCGAAGACCGCGGCCTCGAAGTCAACCTCAACGACACGCCCATCCTGCTGCTGCGTTCAGGCGGCCAGGTACGGGCATTCCAGGGCAAGTGCCCCCACGCTGGCGCGCCGCTGGCCAAGGGTGCGGTGTGCCACGGGCGGCTGATCTGCCCTTGGCACAAGGCCGCGTTCCGGGCTGAAGACGGCGCCCTATGCGAGCCGCCGGCCCTGGACAGCCTGGAGCGCTATCACGTCGAGGTGCGAGACGGTAACGTCTGGGTCGATGACCAGCCACTGCCAACCCATAAAATCCCGCCGGCCGATGATCCACGCACATTCGTCATTATCGGCGCCGGTGCAGCGGGCACCGCCTGCGCGGCGGCGTTGCGTGAGAAGGGGTTTGGCGGCCGAATCCTGTTGATCGACCGTGAAGCCGAAGCCGGCTACGACCGTACAGTGCTGAGCAAGTATGTATTGGCCGGCGACATGCCGGTCAACGAGACGGCGCCGCTGCGCGATGAAACTTATTTCACCCAGCAGCGCATCGAAAGGCTCCACGGCGAGGTCACCCATTTGGACCCCAGTGCCCGGCAAATCCAGCTCGCCGATGGCCGGCGCCTGGACTACGACGCCGCGCTTATTGCCACAGGCGGGGAGCCGAAGACGCCAGCGCTGCCCGGCATCGATTTGCCGCAAGTTTTCGTGCTGCGTTCGATCGCCCACGCCCGGCAGATTCTCGACACTGTCCGGCCAGGGCAACGGGCGGTGATCATCGGCGACAGTTTCATTGCCCTGGAGGTCGCCTCGTCCCTGCGCAAGCGCGAGCTAAACGTGACCGTCCTGGCCCGGCATCCAGTGCCGTTCGCCGCGCAATTGGGCGACAGCGTCGGCAAGGCCATCCTCGCCCGGCATCAGGCCAACGGCGTGGTGTACCACACCGACGGCGAAGCGGCACGGATCGAGGGAGCGCACGAGGTCGAAGCCGTGGTGCTGGATAACGGCCAGCGTTTGGCTGCGGACCTGGTGATCGTCGGCATCGGCGTGCGTCCGGCCACCGAGCCATTTGCCGATTTACCCCGGGAACAGGACCAGTCACTGTCCGTTGACGCGGGCATGCGTGTGGCTGATGGCTTATGGGCCGTGGGTGATATCGCGACGTTCCCCCTGAACGGCAAGCCTGTGCGCATCGAACATTGGCGCCTTGCCCAGCAACAGGCACGCATCGCCGCCGCGAACATGCTCGGCGGCGATGAGCATTATCTGGATGTGCCGTTTTTCTGGACCTATCACTTCGGCAAACGCTACGACTACCTTGGCCACGCCGAGCAATGGGACGAGATAGAGTTCAAGGGCACGCCCGAACATCCGCCCTTTATTGCCCTGTTGGGAAAAGACGGCCTCGTCGCCGCCGCAGTGGCCTGCGATGAAGGCCGGGCCATGGCGGCGCTGGCCCAGCGCATGAAGCAACCGCTACCGGTGGACGAAGCCTGGCGGCTGGTGCGGGATTTCTCATCGTAG
- a CDS encoding YbhB/YbcL family Raf kinase inhibitor-like protein has product MTRLNSLTPWLAAIALVLCAQGAAQAEERFTLNIPGVSDDRLFTAAAASDANNCGGKNVSPALSWNAGPPGTLSYAIVMLDPDGQRGQGVDHWIHYGIKATTRQIPAGAGTKPTLEGMSGINSKNTHGYIGPCPPIGDSAHHYLIQLFALDLPPDALPAGLTRAQLMEKINGHVLRNSSVVRRYHR; this is encoded by the coding sequence ATGACCCGATTGAATTCCCTAACCCCCTGGCTGGCGGCCATCGCCCTGGTGCTGTGCGCACAAGGGGCTGCCCAGGCCGAGGAGCGTTTCACCCTCAACATCCCCGGCGTGTCGGACGACCGTCTCTTCACCGCTGCGGCGGCCAGTGACGCCAACAATTGTGGTGGCAAGAACGTTTCCCCGGCCTTGAGCTGGAATGCCGGCCCACCGGGCACCCTCAGCTATGCCATCGTCATGTTGGACCCGGACGGTCAGCGGGGGCAGGGCGTCGACCACTGGATCCATTACGGCATCAAGGCCACCACGCGGCAGATTCCGGCGGGTGCCGGCACCAAGCCGACGCTGGAAGGCATGAGCGGTATCAACAGCAAGAACACCCACGGTTACATCGGCCCTTGCCCGCCCATCGGCGACAGCGCCCATCACTACCTGATCCAGCTCTTCGCCCTGGACCTGCCGCCGGACGCCTTGCCCGCCGGGCTTACACGCGCCCAATTGATGGAAAAGATCAACGGCCATGTCCTGCGCAACAGCAGCGTCGTGCGACGCTACCACCGCTAG
- a CDS encoding LysR family transcriptional regulator, with product MDLFDAMQVFVRVVERGSFSAVARELNLGQPAVSKQIRALEQHLGGALFARSTRQLALTDQGQRFYAESKEILASLNTAKLSFASGQEQIAGPLRVAAPVSFGRLCIAPLVGAFLARHPKVRIDLRLSDQNEDVLKENIDVAIRIGAVKNEGLVAVSLGDSPRRVYASPAYLQQHGTPLEPADLARHNCLGFTLLEHYDVWRFDQEGKRHNVTIKGNVTSNSSEAIREMVLTGLGIALSPQWLFAADVRQGSVSTLLADYQPVAQPISAVFSHDRRRSARTRAFVDFLRERL from the coding sequence ATGGATCTGTTCGACGCAATGCAGGTGTTCGTACGGGTGGTGGAACGTGGCTCGTTCTCGGCCGTCGCCCGGGAATTGAACCTGGGCCAACCCGCGGTGAGCAAACAGATCCGCGCGTTGGAACAACATCTCGGTGGAGCGTTGTTTGCCCGCAGCACCCGCCAGCTCGCACTGACCGACCAGGGCCAGCGTTTCTACGCCGAGAGCAAGGAAATACTCGCCAGCCTGAACACGGCCAAGCTCAGTTTCGCCAGCGGGCAGGAACAGATCGCTGGCCCCCTGCGTGTGGCGGCGCCAGTGAGTTTCGGGCGGTTATGCATTGCGCCGTTGGTGGGCGCGTTCCTGGCGCGTCATCCAAAGGTGCGGATCGACCTGCGGCTGAGCGATCAAAACGAGGATGTGCTGAAGGAAAACATCGACGTTGCCATTCGGATCGGCGCGGTGAAAAACGAAGGGCTGGTGGCCGTTTCCCTCGGCGACAGTCCGCGCCGGGTCTACGCTTCCCCGGCGTATCTGCAACAACACGGCACGCCGCTGGAGCCGGCTGATTTGGCCCGCCATAACTGCTTGGGCTTCACGCTGCTGGAGCATTACGACGTCTGGCGATTCGATCAGGAGGGCAAGCGACACAACGTGACCATCAAGGGCAACGTCACCAGCAACAGCAGCGAAGCGATCCGGGAAATGGTGCTGACCGGGTTGGGTATTGCGCTGTCACCGCAATGGTTGTTCGCTGCCGATGTGCGCCAGGGAAGCGTGTCCACGCTGCTTGCCGATTACCAACCGGTGGCGCAGCCCATCAGCGCCGTCTTCAGCCATGACCGCCGCCGGTCGGCACGGACCCGTGCCTTTGTGGATTTTCTGCGTGAGCGTCTTTGA
- a CDS encoding zinc-dependent alcohol dehydrogenase family protein translates to MNNTMFAAIAETAQAPLVVRHIPRPVPGKGQVLIKVHAIGVNPLDTKIAAGGGAHARQPLPAVLGIDLAGTVVELGDGVNDFAPGDEVFGMAGGIGGAQGALAEYIAVDARLIALKPHALSMREAAALPLVFITAWEGLVDRANVRRGQLVLIHGGAGGVGQMAVQIAKARGAEVYATGSASSLDFIHELGATAIDYRTQDTESYVRLHTDGEGFDIVYDTVGGPTLDASFNAVKTYTGHVLSCLGWGQHSLAPLSFRGASYSGVFTLMPLLTGRGREHHGQILREASVLVEAGVLRIKVDQTRFGLGDVNEAFAQVAEGRGKGKTVVEIGAA, encoded by the coding sequence ATGAACAACACCATGTTCGCCGCCATTGCCGAAACCGCCCAGGCCCCTCTGGTCGTCCGTCATATCCCGCGGCCTGTACCCGGCAAAGGCCAGGTATTGATCAAGGTCCATGCGATCGGAGTCAATCCGCTGGATACCAAGATTGCGGCGGGAGGCGGTGCCCATGCCCGCCAGCCGCTGCCCGCCGTATTGGGTATCGACCTGGCCGGGACGGTGGTCGAACTGGGTGACGGCGTGAACGACTTCGCGCCGGGCGATGAGGTGTTCGGCATGGCCGGCGGGATCGGCGGCGCCCAAGGTGCGTTGGCCGAATACATCGCCGTCGATGCCCGCCTGATTGCGCTCAAGCCCCATGCACTGAGCATGCGTGAAGCCGCCGCCTTGCCGCTGGTGTTCATCACGGCTTGGGAAGGGCTGGTAGACCGCGCCAACGTCCGGCGCGGCCAACTAGTGCTGATCCATGGCGGCGCGGGCGGTGTCGGGCAAATGGCCGTGCAGATTGCCAAGGCTCGTGGCGCCGAGGTCTACGCCACCGGCTCGGCCTCCAGCCTGGACTTCATTCATGAACTGGGCGCCACCGCCATCGACTACCGGACCCAGGACACCGAGAGTTACGTACGCCTGCACACCGATGGCGAGGGCTTCGACATCGTCTACGACACCGTCGGTGGCCCGACCCTGGATGCGTCGTTCAATGCGGTGAAAACCTACACCGGTCATGTCCTCAGCTGTCTCGGTTGGGGACAACATAGCCTCGCACCGTTGTCGTTCCGTGGAGCGAGTTATTCCGGCGTGTTCACCCTCATGCCGCTGCTGACGGGCAGGGGCCGCGAGCACCACGGGCAAATTTTGCGGGAGGCGTCGGTGCTGGTCGAGGCCGGAGTGTTGCGGATCAAGGTCGATCAAACCCGGTTTGGCCTGGGAGACGTCAATGAGGCCTTTGCGCAGGTAGCCGAGGGGCGGGGGAAGGGAAAAACGGTGGTGGAAATCGGGGCTGCGTGA
- a CDS encoding vWA domain-containing protein encodes MSRPFPFLRPAAQGFAVTLLVALAGCGMSSSRETAKPVEPVAVAPSVVPQGEVTYIRESMAKRMAVPAAMPAPRVANDAVAGDYRSEPREQYEKLPDNPIHSVAETPVSTFSVDVDTGSYANVRRFLNQGSLPPEGAVRLEEMVNYFPYHYALPTDGSPFGVTTEVAPSPWNPHTRLLRIGVKASDRAVADLAPANLVFLVDVSGSMDRREGLPLVKSTLKLLVDQLRDQDRVSLVVYAGESRVVLKPTSGRDKVKIRNAIDQLDAGGSTAGASGIELAYQMARESFIDKGINRILLATDGDFNVGISDFDSLKQMAVDQRKSGVSLTTLGFGVDNYNEHLMEQLADAGNGNYAYIDNLLEARKVLVDQLSSTLATVAQDVKVQVEFNPAQVSEYRLLGYENRALKREDFNNDKVDAGEIGAGHTVTALYEIVPKGQPGWLEPLRYANTPKQDGQSGELAMLRVRYKPAEGGSSRLIEHPIASTPGEGKASDDLRFSAAVAAFAQQLKGDGRYTGTMSLKDTAQLARSARGDDPFGLRAEFVQLVELAQSLKPAAKR; translated from the coding sequence ATGTCCCGTCCATTTCCATTTCTGCGCCCCGCTGCCCAGGGCTTTGCCGTGACCTTGCTGGTGGCATTGGCCGGCTGTGGGATGTCTTCGTCCCGGGAGACTGCCAAGCCGGTCGAACCGGTGGCGGTGGCGCCCAGCGTTGTTCCGCAAGGCGAGGTCACCTATATTCGCGAGTCCATGGCCAAGCGCATGGCCGTCCCGGCAGCGATGCCCGCCCCACGGGTAGCGAACGACGCCGTCGCTGGGGATTACCGCTCTGAACCACGCGAACAGTACGAAAAACTGCCTGACAACCCCATCCATAGCGTGGCCGAAACGCCAGTCTCGACCTTCAGCGTGGATGTTGATACCGGCAGCTATGCCAATGTGCGACGTTTCCTCAATCAAGGCAGCCTGCCGCCCGAAGGGGCTGTGCGACTGGAGGAAATGGTCAACTACTTCCCTTACCACTATGCCTTGCCCACCGACGGGTCACCCTTCGGCGTGACCACCGAAGTGGCCCCGTCGCCCTGGAATCCACACACTCGCCTGCTGCGCATTGGCGTCAAGGCGAGCGACCGCGCCGTGGCGGATCTGGCCCCGGCCAACCTGGTCTTCCTGGTGGACGTTTCCGGCTCCATGGACCGCCGTGAAGGCCTGCCGCTGGTCAAAAGCACACTGAAGCTGCTGGTGGATCAACTGCGTGACCAGGACCGCGTGTCCCTGGTGGTCTATGCCGGCGAATCCCGGGTGGTGCTCAAGCCCACTTCGGGCCGCGACAAGGTGAAGATCCGCAATGCGATCGATCAGTTGGACGCCGGTGGTTCCACGGCCGGTGCCTCGGGGATCGAACTGGCCTATCAGATGGCTCGGGAGAGCTTCATCGACAAAGGCATCAACCGCATCCTGCTGGCCACTGACGGTGACTTCAACGTCGGTATCAGTGATTTCGACAGCCTCAAGCAGATGGCGGTAGACCAGCGTAAAAGCGGTGTGTCCCTCACGACGCTGGGCTTCGGTGTGGATAACTACAATGAACACCTGATGGAGCAACTGGCCGACGCCGGTAACGGTAACTACGCCTACATCGACAACCTGCTCGAAGCGCGCAAGGTGCTGGTGGACCAACTCAGCTCAACCCTGGCGACAGTCGCGCAGGATGTGAAGGTGCAGGTGGAGTTCAACCCCGCCCAGGTCAGCGAATATCGCCTGCTGGGGTATGAGAACCGCGCGCTGAAGCGTGAGGATTTCAACAACGACAAGGTCGACGCGGGCGAGATCGGTGCCGGACACACGGTGACGGCGTTGTATGAAATTGTCCCGAAGGGCCAGCCGGGTTGGTTGGAGCCGCTGCGTTATGCCAACACACCCAAGCAGGACGGCCAGTCAGGGGAATTGGCCATGTTGCGCGTACGCTACAAGCCCGCTGAAGGTGGCAGCAGCCGCTTGATCGAGCACCCTATCGCCAGCACGCCGGGCGAAGGCAAGGCCAGCGATGACTTACGCTTCTCGGCTGCCGTGGCGGCCTTCGCCCAACAGCTCAAGGGTGATGGGCGTTACACTGGGACGATGAGCTTGAAGGACACGGCGCAATTGGCCCGCTCCGCCCGCGGTGATGATCCGTTTGGGCTGCGTGCCGAGTTTGTGCAGTTGGTGGAGCTTGCCCAAAGCCTCAAGCCTGCGGCCAAGCGCTGA
- a CDS encoding RNA polymerase sigma factor, producing the protein MPAALDSPSDELLLARYRNGDGACFEVLYARHRQGLYRFLVSLSNKAELAEEIFQDTWLSLIRSATQPQGRASFRTWLFQIARNRLIDHWRRHGVHTPLHDSYDEQLHVQSDDTGSPEQQLSLSRDQARLDAALQALPEDQREVFLLRLHGDLELPQIAALTGAPLETVKSRLRYAQQKLHRLLAEEVPA; encoded by the coding sequence ATGCCCGCTGCGCTTGATTCTCCCAGCGATGAATTGCTGCTGGCCCGCTACCGCAACGGCGACGGGGCTTGCTTTGAAGTCCTGTACGCCCGCCACCGGCAGGGGCTTTACCGTTTCCTCGTGTCCTTGAGTAACAAGGCAGAACTGGCCGAGGAAATCTTCCAGGACACCTGGCTCAGCCTGATCCGCAGCGCGACCCAGCCACAAGGGCGGGCGAGTTTTCGTACCTGGTTGTTCCAGATTGCCCGTAACCGCTTGATCGATCACTGGCGCAGACACGGTGTCCACACGCCGTTGCACGACAGTTACGACGAGCAGCTTCACGTCCAGTCCGACGACACCGGCAGCCCCGAACAACAGCTGAGCCTGAGCCGCGATCAGGCTCGCCTGGACGCCGCGTTGCAGGCCTTGCCTGAAGACCAGCGGGAAGTCTTCCTGTTGCGCCTGCACGGCGACCTGGAGTTGCCGCAGATTGCCGCCCTGACCGGCGCCCCGCTGGAAACGGTCAAAAGCCGCTTGCGTTACGCCCAGCAGAAGTTGCATCGGCTGCTGGCCGAGGAGGTACCCGCATGA
- a CDS encoding Abi family protein: MVITASAATGSATQLDGQTGLTKHHAWIGKHAALINRSKEDFIRHNKEKYGLPLAVWVACEVWDFGALSTLYAGMTEIDQDAISREYGISNGRIFATWLRSLNYLRNVCAHHSRLWNRNIADQPKLPPVEQAPSLSAFHDDTHGRARPFLLLCITQHLMKTINPSSSWGQRLKALLEDDFPDLSRLGLNLEGMGVDNDWQKRDW, encoded by the coding sequence TTGGTTATTACCGCCTCAGCGGCTACTGGTTCGGCTACGCAGTTGGACGGTCAGACTGGACTAACCAAACATCATGCGTGGATAGGTAAACACGCCGCGTTAATCAATCGCTCGAAGGAAGATTTTATTCGGCACAATAAAGAAAAATACGGCCTTCCCCTCGCCGTCTGGGTGGCGTGCGAAGTTTGGGACTTCGGCGCGTTATCGACCCTTTATGCGGGCATGACCGAAATCGATCAAGATGCCATATCTCGAGAGTACGGCATCAGCAATGGCCGGATCTTCGCCACTTGGCTCCGCAGCCTGAATTACCTGCGGAACGTATGCGCCCATCATAGTCGCCTGTGGAACCGGAACATAGCCGATCAACCGAAGCTGCCCCCTGTAGAGCAGGCGCCTTCATTAAGCGCGTTCCATGACGACACGCACGGACGTGCACGCCCGTTCCTGCTTTTGTGCATCACCCAGCATCTGATGAAAACCATCAATCCCTCATCAAGTTGGGGGCAGCGGTTGAAGGCTCTGCTGGAGGATGATTTTCCAGATTTGTCCCGCCTCGGTCTTAATCTGGAGGGCATGGGCGTCGATAATGATTGGCAGAAGCGTGACTGGTGA